The Panicum hallii strain FIL2 chromosome 9, PHallii_v3.1, whole genome shotgun sequence genome has a window encoding:
- the LOC112877702 gene encoding F-box protein SNE: protein MGAVASPAPRRPGGAAEVTELELRIQLLGGGGGYNINDNADLLAEILARLDGRSLAAAACVCRLWAAVARRDAVWEALCLRHVVGPAPPAGPATRAVVAALGGYRRLYRLCLGPALDRLGRAGGALAQAQAARAHHLSLSLSLSLFSIDCYERLGVGGGGAGAAARRQPAPPSSLLFLCKPVDVS, encoded by the coding sequence ATGGGAGCTGTAGCGTCgcccgcgccgcggcggccgggcggggcggcggaggtgacgGAGCTGGAGCTGCGCATCCAGCTGctgggaggaggcggcggctacAACATCAACGACAACGCGGACCTGCTGGCGGAGATCCTGGCGCGCCTGGACGGGCGCTCGctggccgcggccgcctgcGTGTGCCGCCTGTGGGCCGCCGTGGCGCGCCGCGACGCCGTCTGGGAGGCCCTCTGCCTCCGCCACGTCGTcggcccggcgccgccggccggccccgccacgcgcgccgtcgtcgccgcGCTCGGCGGGTACCGCCGCCTCTACCGCCTGTGCCTGGGCCCGGCGCTGGACCGGCTCGGCCGCGCGGGGGGCGCGCTGGCGCAggcccaggcggcgcgcgcgcaccACCTGTCGCTCTCCCTCTCGCTCTCGCTCTTCTCCATCGACTGCTACGAGCGCCTCGGagtcggcggcgggggcgccggcgcggccgccAGGAGgcagccggcgccgccgtcgtcgctgCTGTTCCTCTGCAAGCCCGTCGACGTGTCGTGA